The Sabethes cyaneus chromosome 3, idSabCyanKW18_F2, whole genome shotgun sequence DNA window atctattatcagctatattagaatatttggttgcgggagcggaagagcttgaatcaatgaaaaatgctctgtccgataaccattgtcaccattgccctgggaggtgttgtttcaaacattcaagccattctgctggccggattttcaaccacaacccgtcctttttaggacgaacgaatttgtttatgaagagatgaaaattttctgtatactaaatttcttcaattaaatttccaaatgtcgctgattctttaaatcatgaagaattttaagctttttaacttcactttttgcactaacgtaagaactgacgACACTTTCGGCCTTAGTATGGGTTCCAAGTTGTCTCCAATTTTAGCGGAAGCCTTCATGAGCGATTTCGAAACAGATTTGGAAAAGCATAAGTTTTTCCCGCGAATATGGAAACGTTATGTTGATGATGTTTTTGCAATAGTGAAAGAGCGTTACATACCGCAAACGCTGGAACTATTAAATTCCCGACATCCCACGATAAAATTTACCATAGAGCGGGAAGTAGACAACAAATTACCGTTCTTGGATCTGCTAGtatccagaaaaaatgacaacacGCTAAAATTTAGTATATATCGCAAACCCACTTCGACAGATCGCTACATCACTTGTGACTCCAACCATTTTGGAGCTCAAAAACAAGCCGCATTCCACTCTATGGCCCATCGCCTTGTTAGCATTCCCATGGAAAGAACAGATTTTATagaagaaaagacaaaaatctACGATGCGGCTAACCTGAATGGATACGGTAAGGAGTTTGTTGACAAAATTATACGGACACATGAACGAAAGCAACATAGACAAAACGCTACCACACTGCAACCAAAGAGAAACAATGTTGAAAGGATCAGTATGCCGTTCTGCCCCAAAATCACAAATCCGATCAAAAATGCTCTTAGTAGACATGGTTTTCACGTCGTGCACAAAAGCAACCACACACTACGTGAGCTTCTATGCaacgcgaaagataagattcctACAAACGAAATGTCCGGAATCTATCAAATACCATGCAAAGACTGCCCGGCGGTATATATTGGGCAGACCCGACGAAAATTCAAGGTACGCTTAAAAGAGCACAAAAAGGCAGTGGAAAACAACCGAACCAACGATTCCAGTGTGGCAGTACATACAGCAAACTTTCACCATGAAATCGACTGGGATAACGCAAAAGTGATTAAGGGAATCAGGAAGGCCTCACAACTAAATGCGTGGGAGTCGATGTTCATCGCAACAGCTGATCAATTGATGAACGAAGATGAGGCTCCCATCGTGTCACCTCTCTTCAAATTAACAGGCTTAAAAATATAACTCTCTCTTCAACGCAATCATCAGTTGGGCATTACCCCGTCGATGGGCTAgttgcccgaaaccggtcggtaaaaggtaaatatactttttatgtttgtaagaacgataagtgttatgccttgtgttaatagcatgaagaatttcttctgatttgatctataaaacgataaatatgtggtgactcaccatgcggtcttctaactatTTTCCGTCTTCGACCTTCGCGCACTTGGTTCAAATCGTAATCTTCACGATGCACAGTCGAGGGGTTTTCTTTCACTGCACAGAACGGGCCGACGCTTGTTGAAGAGATAACACATTTATTGTGAGACGACAAAGTGGTTGTATATTGCACCTTCCTTATGTACGTACTTGGAGACAACTGACTCAACTCATGCAGGTCATTAGTTATCAAAGCTATCAGATGCTGATATCTGCTGTCCCTACTCTCCTATTTCCGAATATTGGAGATCGGCTGAGACTAATATATGGTAAGCCGAGAGTGAGTTCCTTTCTCGCGGTCATCAGTTAAGCTGATGATCGTTGTAGAGTGGGTTTGAAAACTACCAATAGCTAATAAATTATGCAATATTTTAcacatgacgttgctttaatcttatttttgccttcccacgccaatgcttccctaacacggatgacagaaatatataggagaagagctatggattaaattccctttgaatcaaagggatcaaagtttgattgtatttaatttacgctctatagagtccgctcgaaaatcgttgagcttcagctgttgctacttccccggaataaggcaacgaatacatccaaattcactaagcgagacgccaataaaccgaagagtcaacggatcttcgttgcaagccgtctagaagtatatcgccgccagctacaattgtgacgtttcaaggttggacacattcgtgaaaaaggctttgaagttagttttcaacaagagaaagctggtccaaacaaagaactggtgcttccggttcgttcaaggttgataaaacggacgaaaacaattcaTCTTTGCTAACttctgcaaaggcggctccgattaaagctgtactagtaaatatgcgatggtgcccccgaacaaaaatctactaagccaatgaaaaccgtagcaaaggcaccgaaagtcccagagtcaaaggaagtcgttccagcgaaGAAGGTGGccgaaaaaaactgctgcctagatataaatttcgttgatttgcattactaatatctggtagaagacaatcagttcttttaagaactactgaataacagtggttggagaattcgcgaaaaagtgatcatttgaatcgatgaacatccctcatgaacatacactattcgcctgcctcgccgataatgcacgcatcagctttgaattttatcacgaacagaacctcaatgtgaacatcagaattctttcaaaaattgaatattgaacattgagtgtgttcgatttttcggatatagaatgcccgaggacgtcggaaagtattcaaaataatattaccacgaaaagggaatagtttaaagtagtgttagtggctttacaagcagcacaAAGCGtctattcgcacttttgcgttgctcacgattgTCGTGACTGGCTGAATAACCTTGCGCTTTCACAAGCCGCCTACTCGCGACCACAACCGATCGTTTCTACATCTGTCCAAAAACTGATTGTTCTGTCTTGCAGAGCATTTTGGCTTACCTCACTCTGTCGCTCTTTGCTGGCTCTCGCTCGTAATACCGTATCTGCATCACACATACGCACACGTTTGTACAATGTTGCATAGCAACCTGTTTCTCTTACTCTCTCGTTCTCTCATATTTTCAAGCAGACTACACACGCACACGCCCTCATATTGACGGTTAATCTCCGCATACGTAAGACGAAACCCCAAATTCTAGACGCTATACATTATTTTCGCTCGAGATTCTCGGAAAAGGTCAAGCAGAAGTCGGTGCAACTTTATGTTATGTATAAAATACACTGAAATAAATTTGTAAAGCAAATCATTCGTGATggctgatttcatgaatttcttAATGTCATATTAACCATCTGGCACATCCTCTACATTCACCCCCTCCCCTACTCTCCGTGGAATCTTCTGAGATATCTAAATTTTAATATGGTGCGTTAAAATAAACTTGTAACATGCAGCACTTCTTCGTAATTGGGACTGAAGTCACGTCGAAATCAAGCTATGAAAAACATAATGCCTCTGTGAAagagattttctgtttttttattgaaaCGACCTGAAGTGTTCAGTCATACCCATTTTGGCCAACTTGGCGTGTTCTAAGCTTGAAAACGATTCTAGTTTCGCACTCCACTCTGTACGCCAGTTTTCCGTCACTGATTTCATGATCATTACTGTCATTATCATGATTAATACTATTTACATGACCATTATCA harbors:
- the LOC128740623 gene encoding uncharacterized protein LOC128740623; the protein is MGSKLSPILAEAFMSDFETDLEKHKFFPRIWKRYVDDVFAIVKERYIPQTLELLNSRHPTIKFTIEREVDNKLPFLDLLVSRKNDNTLKFSIYRKPTSTDRYITCDSNHFGAQKQAAFHSMAHRLVSIPMERTDFIEEKTKIYDAANLNGYGKEFVDKIIRTHERKQHRQNATTLQPKRNNVERISMPFCPKITNPIKNALSRHGFHVVHKSNHTLRELLCNAKDKIPTNEMSGIYQIPCKDCPAVYIGQTRRKFKVRLKEHKKAVENNRTNDSSVAVHTANFHHEIDWDNAKVIKGIRKASQLNAWESMFIATADQLMNEDEAPIVSPLFKLTGLKI